In Falco naumanni isolate bFalNau1 chromosome 5, bFalNau1.pat, whole genome shotgun sequence, the following are encoded in one genomic region:
- the EIF3L gene encoding eukaryotic translation initiation factor 3 subunit L isoform X1, translating to MAYPGEDYDNEAAYDPYAYSNDYDMHTGDPKQDLAYERQYEQQTYQVIPEVIKNFIQYFHKTVSDLIDQKVYELQASRVSSDVIDQKVYEIQDIYENSWTKLTERFFKNTPWPEAEAIAPQVGNDAVFLILYKELYYRHIYAKVSGGPTLEQRFESYYNYCNLFNYILNADGPAPLELPNQWLWDIIDEFIYQFQSFSQYRCKTAKKSEEEIDFLRSNPKIWNVHSVLNVLHSLVDKSNINRQLEVYTSGGDPESVAGEYGRHSLYKMLGYFSLVGLLRLHSLLGDYYQAIKVLENIELNKKSMYSRVPECQVTTYYYVGFAYLMMRRYQDAIRVFANILLYIQRTKSMFQRTTYKYEMINKQNEQMHALLAIALTMYPMRIDESIHLQLREKYGDKMLRMQKGDAQVYEELFSYACPKFLSPVVPNYDNVHPNYHKEPFLQQLKVFADEVQQQAQLSTIRSFLKLYTTMPVAKLAGFLDLTEQEFRIQLLVFKHKMKNLVWTSGISALDGEFQSASEVDFYIDKDMIHIADTKVARRYGDFFIRQIHKFEELNRTLKKMGQRP from the exons ATGGCCTACCCGGGGGAGGACTACGACAACGAG GCCGCCTACGACCCCTACGCCTACTCCAACGACTATGATATGCACACGG GAGACCCGAAGCAAGACCTGGCCTACGAGCGCCAGTACGAGCAGCAGACCTACCAGGTGATCCCCGAAGTGATCAAAAACTTCATTCAGTATTTTCACAAGACCGTGTCGGATCTCATTGACCAGAAGGTGTATGAGCTCCAGGCCAGCCGTGTTTCCAGTGATGTCATTGACCAAAAGGTGTACGAGATCCAGGACATCTATGAAAACAG CTGGACAAAGCTGACAGAAAGGTTTTTTAAGAATACCCCATGGCCAGAGGCTGAGGCCATTGCCCCTCAAGTTGGAAACG ATGCTGTTTTTCTTATCCTCTACAAGGAGCTGTATTACAGGCACATCTACGCCAAAGTCAGC GGCgggcccacactggagcagagatttgAATCCTATTACAACTACTGCAATCTCTTCAACTACATCCTCA ATGCTGATGGTCCTGCTCCTCTGGAACTGCCCAACCAGTGGCTCTGGGATATCATTGATGAATTCATATACCAG TTCCAGTCTTTCAGTCAGTACCGTTGCAAGACAGCCAAGAAGTCGGAAGAGGAAATTGATTTCCTTCGTTCCAACCCCAAGATCTGGAACGTCCACAGCGTCCTTAATGTGCTGCACTCTCTGGTGGACAAATCCAACATCAACCGACAGCTGGAGGTCTATACAAGTGGAG GTGACCCTGAAAGTGTGGCTGGTGAATATGGTCGTCACTCTCTCTACAAGATGCTGGGCTATTTCAGCCTGGTTGGGCTACTGCGTCTGCACTCTCTGCTGGGGGATTACTACCAAGCGATCAAGGTTCTGGAGAACATAGAGCTCAACAAGAAG AGCATGTATTCCCGGGTGCCTGAGTGCCAGGTGACCACCTATTACTACGTGGGCTTTGCATACCTTATGATGCGGCGTTATCAGGATGCCATCCGTGTCTTTGCCAACATCCTCCTCTACATCCAGAGGACCAAGAGCATGTTTCAGAGGACAACCTATAAGTATGAGATG ATTAACAAGCAGAATGAGCAGATGCATGCACTCCTGGCCATCGCCCTCACCATGTACCCTATGCGCATAGATGAGAGCATCCACCTGCAGCTGCGAGAGAAATATGGGGATAAGATGCTGCGCATGCAGAAGGGTGATGCACAAGTCTATGAGGAGCTCTTCAGTTATGCTTGCCCCAAGTTCCTCTCCCCTGTGGTACCCAATTATGACAACGTGCACCCCAACTACCACAAGGagcccttcctgcagcagctcaaaGTCTTTGCTGATGAggttcagcagcaggcccaACTCTCTACCATCCGTAGCTTCCTCAAGCTCTACACTACCATGCCTGTGGCAAAGCTGGCTGGCTTCTTAGACCTCACGGAGCAGGAGTTTCGTATCCAGCTTCTTGTCTTCAAGCACAAGATGAAGAACTTGGTATGGACCAGTGGCATATCTGCCCTGGATGGGGAGTTCCAGTCTGCCTCTGAAGTAGACTTCTATATTGACAAG GACATGATCCATATTGCAGACACAAAGGTTGCTCGACGCTATGGGGACTTCTTCATCCGCCAGATCCACAAGTTTGAGGAG TTGAATCGAACCCTGAAGAAGATGGGCCAGAGACCCTAA
- the EIF3L gene encoding eukaryotic translation initiation factor 3 subunit L isoform X2, with the protein MSSRPAVFPVMSLTKRCTRSRTSMKTDAVFLILYKELYYRHIYAKVSGGPTLEQRFESYYNYCNLFNYILNADGPAPLELPNQWLWDIIDEFIYQFQSFSQYRCKTAKKSEEEIDFLRSNPKIWNVHSVLNVLHSLVDKSNINRQLEVYTSGGDPESVAGEYGRHSLYKMLGYFSLVGLLRLHSLLGDYYQAIKVLENIELNKKSMYSRVPECQVTTYYYVGFAYLMMRRYQDAIRVFANILLYIQRTKSMFQRTTYKYEMINKQNEQMHALLAIALTMYPMRIDESIHLQLREKYGDKMLRMQKGDAQVYEELFSYACPKFLSPVVPNYDNVHPNYHKEPFLQQLKVFADEVQQQAQLSTIRSFLKLYTTMPVAKLAGFLDLTEQEFRIQLLVFKHKMKNLVWTSGISALDGEFQSASEVDFYIDKDMIHIADTKVARRYGDFFIRQIHKFEELNRTLKKMGQRP; encoded by the exons ATGAGCTCCAGGCCAGCCGTGTTTCCAGTGATGTCATTGACCAAAAGGTGTACGAGATCCAGGACATCTATGAAAACAG ATGCTGTTTTTCTTATCCTCTACAAGGAGCTGTATTACAGGCACATCTACGCCAAAGTCAGC GGCgggcccacactggagcagagatttgAATCCTATTACAACTACTGCAATCTCTTCAACTACATCCTCA ATGCTGATGGTCCTGCTCCTCTGGAACTGCCCAACCAGTGGCTCTGGGATATCATTGATGAATTCATATACCAG TTCCAGTCTTTCAGTCAGTACCGTTGCAAGACAGCCAAGAAGTCGGAAGAGGAAATTGATTTCCTTCGTTCCAACCCCAAGATCTGGAACGTCCACAGCGTCCTTAATGTGCTGCACTCTCTGGTGGACAAATCCAACATCAACCGACAGCTGGAGGTCTATACAAGTGGAG GTGACCCTGAAAGTGTGGCTGGTGAATATGGTCGTCACTCTCTCTACAAGATGCTGGGCTATTTCAGCCTGGTTGGGCTACTGCGTCTGCACTCTCTGCTGGGGGATTACTACCAAGCGATCAAGGTTCTGGAGAACATAGAGCTCAACAAGAAG AGCATGTATTCCCGGGTGCCTGAGTGCCAGGTGACCACCTATTACTACGTGGGCTTTGCATACCTTATGATGCGGCGTTATCAGGATGCCATCCGTGTCTTTGCCAACATCCTCCTCTACATCCAGAGGACCAAGAGCATGTTTCAGAGGACAACCTATAAGTATGAGATG ATTAACAAGCAGAATGAGCAGATGCATGCACTCCTGGCCATCGCCCTCACCATGTACCCTATGCGCATAGATGAGAGCATCCACCTGCAGCTGCGAGAGAAATATGGGGATAAGATGCTGCGCATGCAGAAGGGTGATGCACAAGTCTATGAGGAGCTCTTCAGTTATGCTTGCCCCAAGTTCCTCTCCCCTGTGGTACCCAATTATGACAACGTGCACCCCAACTACCACAAGGagcccttcctgcagcagctcaaaGTCTTTGCTGATGAggttcagcagcaggcccaACTCTCTACCATCCGTAGCTTCCTCAAGCTCTACACTACCATGCCTGTGGCAAAGCTGGCTGGCTTCTTAGACCTCACGGAGCAGGAGTTTCGTATCCAGCTTCTTGTCTTCAAGCACAAGATGAAGAACTTGGTATGGACCAGTGGCATATCTGCCCTGGATGGGGAGTTCCAGTCTGCCTCTGAAGTAGACTTCTATATTGACAAG GACATGATCCATATTGCAGACACAAAGGTTGCTCGACGCTATGGGGACTTCTTCATCCGCCAGATCCACAAGTTTGAGGAG TTGAATCGAACCCTGAAGAAGATGGGCCAGAGACCCTAA
- the ANKRD54 gene encoding ankyrin repeat domain-containing protein 54, translating to MAAAQRATKRLRAATRARRGAGRKRGWHQGRGSGPRPEGRCRSGAALFHWLKQLLVFSLLSCQEPGATSAPSLPLIGYYACPSNLPGHLLHLPPRFSTRLPSGRRKTPLPPHWLHTHTQRNGALLIGREDTARPVVTETTLPSSLPLHPGPARAGMEGGSGAAAATDTEPGPEPEPALGAGLSLGPAAGAPLGYLHVLWQREEPAGKIPARRLRRAARLHRRLGPTGKESHALKRLREAANSNDLDTVQQLLEDGTDPCAADDKGRTALHFASCNGNDHIVQLLLDHGADPNQRDGLGNTPLHLAACTNHVPVITTLLRGGARVDALDRAGRTPLHLAKSKLNILQEGLSHSLEAVRLEVKQIIQMLREYLERLGRHEQKEQLDDLCSRLQRTSTKEQVDEVTDLLASFTSLSLQMQKMEKR from the exons ATGGCGGCGGCGCAGCGCGCAACGAAACGGCTCCGGGCGGCAACGCGGGCCCGGCGCGGAGCGGGCAGGAAGAGGGGCTGGCACCAGGGGCGGGGCTCGGGCCCCCGGCCGGAAGGGCGGTGTCGGAGCGGGGCTGCGCTCTTCCACTGGTTGAAACAGCTGCTTGTCTTCAGCCTGCTGAGCTGCCAGGAGCCTGGTGCGACCTCTGCCCCGTCCCTCCCTCTGATTGGATACTATGCCTGCCCGTCAAACCTTCCCGGGCACCTCCTCCACCTCCCACCTCGCTTCTCTACTCGCCTTCCTTCGGGTAGAAGGAAGACGCCTCTACCTCCCCATtggctgcacacacacacacagcgGAATGGGGCACTCTTGATTGGTCGAGAGGACACGGCCCGCCCCGTTGTTACCGAGACGaccctcccctcctctctgcccCTGCATCCCGGCCCGGCCcgtgcagggatggagggaggcaGCGGGGCCGCAGCAGCGACAGACACGGAGCCGGGGCCGGAGCCGGAGCCTGCGTTGGGGGCCGGGCTGTCGCTGGGGCCGGCGGCGGGTGCCCCCCTCGGCTACCTGCACGTCCTGTGGCAGCGGGAGGAGCCCGCAGGCAAGATCCCGGCCCGACGCCTGCGCAGGGCCGCCCGCCTCCACCGCCGGCTGGGGCCTACGGGCAAGGAGAGCCACG CTCTGAAAAGGCTGCGTGAAGCTGCCAATAGCAACGACTTGGACACAG TGCAGCAACTCTTGGAGGATGGAACTGACCCCTGTGCTGCAGACGACAAAGGCCGGACAGCCCTGCACTTTGCCTCCTGCAATGGCAATGATCACATTG TGCAACTGCTTCTGGACCATGGGGCTGACCCAAACCAGAGAGATGGGCTGGGAAACACCCCCTTACACTTGG ctgcctgcacgAACCACGTTCCTGTCATCACCACGCTGCTGCGCGGAG GGGCCAGAGTTGATGCCTTGGATCGAGCTGGCAGAACTCCACTGCACCTCGCTAAATCAAAGCTAAACATCCTGCAGGAAGGACTCTCCCACAGCCTGGAGGCTGTACGCCTTGAAGTGAAACAG ATTATCCAGATGTTGCGGGAATACCTAGAGCGTCTAGGGAGGCATGAGCAAAAGGAACAGCTGGATGACCTCTGCTCCAGGTTACAGAGGACTAGCACAAAGGAACAG GTGGACGAGGTTACAGACCTCCTGGCCAGCTTCACATCTCTCAGCCTGCAGATGCAGAAGATGGAGAAGAGGTAA